A single region of the Candidatus Zixiibacteriota bacterium genome encodes:
- a CDS encoding M28 family peptidase — MTSRILLIMAIVLFYCAYPADSADLYKVIVVNQEDADFLNSLDIQPVYCLSDGYLIFAENQFAKQIIQNGIELSFIKSDVDIHELAVDMRRDKDNVGKYPLLYEQDSFRLFNYDAKSGSNREMMPILDPPPFILGGRRDVTLNPSLSYGNLDIESFVEQINQDSLMSYLTRLEAFYRRLTGTDSCFAARDWIFEKFTSFGYDSTYIDYFPSFQQWEYDPVDGYNVVATKIGSLYPEKHIIVGAHYDALDGPGADDNGTGTSAMLEFARIFSTIETEYTIVFIAFDSEESWWVGASHYVDDALARGDDMVYMLNLDMIGTDIGATHEVVLYHGRVNSYAVLWSMLADSLFGGYSTYYPRYSYGGDEVPFQEAGVDVTFVFEYDLSEHYHSPSDSIVYLNIDYYLKNVKTSLALFHYVTEAPPLVDASLIDVGDGSSLELSWQEQETSNLNFYRVYYHTGSFIDLDSTDLETSQTGYVIDGLIEGQEYTVHVISVDNDDQSTILTVEKKLEPYSNPRPPTRLAIFPGYRAIELTWEGNNQLEKDFSHYTIVRDGVALLDKLTEFSFVDNDYSLDTNEHTYMVYAVDTDGNISDTVGVESLVARAASLTPGKILAVNRSSDNFIFIVNEATTGEFIRDGLSGYNYDYYSDSAYANKPLNEQLTIDDFLDYELIIVGGESGRNEDFGFYEENGGILNGLKDYLSIGGKLILFSRWGDMSIVSENYKTVQFIHSNPDYAYSSRFHIDFRVDYVHLFDGGGLYPDLIGTHNQVSEYPALVWDSLATVDHSYPWSQVSGIPCPSYFSLSPDITNLEVLYTYDSRTDNIETEGMPIAWKYLGEDYQYFFFGIPLSFFDRATASTVLQTAVSELLTAEVVGSTILIPEKINSDDYSETTTVLLGDLVAGKVAADIDISTASVNGSIIPTSTSILAEHPDFTGSVLQLDISTSDFLLSYGRSSDSSDFGYIVSWQFSGESDILTAYGGVTIVGQPYVSGDANGDGGVDVGDAVYIVNHVFKGGPAPEPLIAGDANCDGSVNVGDAVYLINHVFKGGPGPCE; from the coding sequence ATGACGTCCCGAATTTTACTCATAATGGCTATAGTTTTATTCTATTGCGCGTATCCAGCGGATTCAGCGGATTTATATAAGGTCATTGTGGTAAATCAAGAGGATGCGGATTTTCTAAATTCCCTTGATATTCAGCCAGTGTATTGTCTCAGCGACGGATATTTAATATTTGCTGAAAACCAATTTGCCAAACAAATAATACAAAATGGAATAGAGTTATCCTTTATTAAATCGGATGTGGACATTCACGAATTGGCCGTTGACATGCGGCGAGACAAAGATAACGTTGGGAAATACCCTCTTTTGTATGAGCAGGATAGTTTTCGGCTTTTCAATTATGACGCAAAATCAGGCAGTAACCGTGAAATGATGCCTATTCTTGATCCTCCACCGTTTATATTGGGGGGGCGGCGCGATGTAACCTTAAATCCCAGTCTTTCATATGGGAATCTTGATATTGAGTCATTTGTTGAGCAGATCAATCAGGATTCATTAATGTCTTATTTGACAAGACTAGAGGCATTTTATCGGCGCTTGACCGGTACCGATTCCTGCTTTGCGGCGCGAGACTGGATATTTGAGAAGTTTACATCATTTGGTTATGATTCAACCTATATCGATTACTTCCCCAGCTTTCAACAGTGGGAATATGATCCCGTTGATGGCTACAATGTTGTCGCCACAAAGATCGGTTCACTATATCCAGAAAAGCATATTATAGTTGGTGCTCATTATGATGCCTTAGACGGTCCAGGAGCTGACGACAATGGGACAGGGACTTCCGCGATGTTGGAGTTCGCACGAATATTCTCTACTATTGAAACTGAATATACCATAGTATTTATCGCTTTTGATTCGGAAGAATCCTGGTGGGTGGGTGCATCTCACTATGTTGACGATGCCTTAGCGCGCGGAGATGATATGGTCTATATGTTGAATCTTGATATGATTGGAACTGATATAGGCGCAACTCACGAGGTTGTACTATATCACGGAAGAGTAAACAGTTATGCCGTTCTCTGGAGCATGTTGGCTGATTCCCTATTTGGAGGTTATAGTACTTACTATCCTCGCTATAGTTATGGAGGCGATGAGGTTCCATTCCAGGAAGCGGGGGTTGACGTAACATTCGTTTTTGAGTATGATTTATCTGAACATTACCATTCTCCCAGCGATAGCATTGTCTATCTTAATATTGACTATTATCTCAAGAATGTTAAGACATCTTTGGCACTGTTTCATTATGTAACCGAGGCTCCGCCGTTAGTTGACGCGTCCTTGATTGATGTTGGTGACGGAAGTTCTCTTGAACTGAGTTGGCAGGAACAGGAAACTTCAAATCTTAATTTTTACCGTGTATATTACCATACCGGTTCATTCATTGATTTAGATTCAACGGACCTTGAAACATCTCAAACCGGTTATGTCATAGATGGATTAATTGAAGGCCAGGAATATACGGTTCATGTAATTTCTGTTGATAATGATGATCAAAGTACAATCCTTACGGTTGAGAAAAAGCTGGAACCTTACTCCAATCCCAGACCACCGACTAGGTTGGCGATTTTTCCCGGGTATCGTGCGATTGAACTTACATGGGAAGGCAATAATCAACTCGAAAAGGATTTTAGTCATTATACAATCGTCAGAGATGGGGTTGCTCTACTCGATAAGCTGACCGAATTCTCATTTGTTGATAATGATTATTCTCTGGATACCAATGAACATACTTATATGGTTTATGCTGTCGATACAGATGGTAACATTTCGGATACTGTCGGCGTTGAATCGTTGGTGGCTCGCGCAGCCAGTTTGACACCGGGGAAAATACTGGCTGTAAACAGGTCAAGCGATAATTTCATTTTTATTGTTAATGAAGCGACAACTGGTGAGTTTATCAGGGATGGATTGTCTGGTTATAATTATGATTATTACTCAGATTCGGCTTATGCCAACAAGCCATTAAATGAGCAACTCACAATTGATGATTTTTTGGATTATGAATTAATTATAGTGGGAGGCGAATCCGGTCGCAACGAGGATTTTGGCTTTTATGAAGAAAATGGAGGTATTCTCAATGGTTTAAAAGACTACCTGTCTATAGGCGGAAAGCTGATATTATTTAGTCGATGGGGAGATATGTCAATTGTATCCGAGAATTATAAGACAGTCCAATTTATCCACAGTAACCCTGATTATGCTTACTCTTCTAGGTTCCATATAGATTTTCGAGTAGATTATGTTCATCTGTTTGACGGCGGCGGATTATACCCCGATTTAATTGGGACTCATAATCAGGTTTCGGAATATCCCGCATTGGTTTGGGATTCGTTGGCGACGGTTGATCATTCTTATCCCTGGAGCCAGGTGTCGGGCATTCCCTGTCCGTCATATTTTAGTCTGTCACCCGACATTACGAACCTAGAAGTTTTGTATACCTATGATTCGCGAACAGATAATATTGAGACCGAAGGAATGCCGATTGCGTGGAAATATCTGGGTGAAGATTATCAGTATTTCTTCTTTGGCATACCGCTATCGTTTTTTGACCGAGCTACGGCATCGACTGTATTACAGACGGCCGTGTCGGAATTGTTAACGGCTGAAGTAGTCGGTTCTACAATACTTATCCCGGAAAAAATAAATTCGGATGATTATTCGGAGACAACGACGGTTCTCTTGGGTGATTTGGTGGCTGGGAAGGTCGCCGCGGATATTGATATAAGTACAGCTTCGGTCAACGGTAGTATTATCCCGACTTCAACAAGTATTTTGGCGGAACATCCCGATTTTACGGGTAGTGTTTTACAGTTGGATATATCTACGAGTGATTTTCTTTTATCTTATGGTCGCAGTAGCGACAGCAGTGATTTTGGATATATCGTATCCTGGCAGTTCAGTGGTGAGTCAGATATTCTGACGGCCTATGGTGGAGTGACAATTGTCGGTCAGCCATATGTGAGTGGTGATGCCAATGGTGACGGTGGAGTCGATGTCGGGGACGCCGTCTATATCGTAAATCATGTCTTCAAGGGAGGTCCGGCTCCGGAACCTCTAATTGCTGGCGACGCCAATTGTGATGGTTCGGTCAACGTGGGGGACGCGGTGTATTTAATAAATCATGTCTTCAAAGGCGGCCCCGGTCCATGTGAGTAA
- a CDS encoding dockerin type I repeat-containing protein, whose translation GNITIQSEDYSTIHFIESSPDYYYQSRYNIDTRVDYIHLFDGSGLYSDLIGGHSQAAGYPALVWDSLATVDHSYPWSQVSGIPCPSYFNLIPDVPNLEVLYTYDSRTDNIETEGMPIAWKYLGDDYQYFFFGMPLSFFDRPTATTVLQTAVSELLTAEVVGFTKLVPEKINSDDYAEITMVLLGDLATGKSAEDIDQGTVSVNGSIIPISSDILAEHPDFTGSVLQMDISTSDFLLSYGRSSDSSNFGYIVSWQFAGESDIQTAYGTVTIVGQLYVSGDANGDREINVGDAVFIVNHVFKGGPAPEPLIAGDANCDGSVNVGDAVYLINHVFKGGPGPCE comes from the coding sequence GGCAACATAACTATTCAATCCGAGGATTACAGCACAATACATTTTATTGAGAGTTCCCCTGACTATTACTATCAATCGCGGTATAATATAGATACGAGGGTTGATTATATCCACCTGTTTGACGGCAGCGGACTCTATTCCGATTTGATAGGGGGCCATAGCCAGGCGGCTGGTTATCCGGCTCTGGTTTGGGATTCGTTGGCGACTGTTGACCATTCTTATCCCTGGAGCCAGGTATCGGGGATACCCTGCCCCTCGTATTTTAATCTGATACCCGATGTTCCGAATTTAGAGGTTTTGTATACCTATGATTCACGAACGGATAATATTGAAACCGAAGGAATGCCTATAGCTTGGAAATATCTCGGTGATGATTATCAGTATTTCTTCTTTGGCATGCCGCTCTCGTTCTTTGACCGGCCTACCGCCACGACCGTTTTGCAGACGGCCGTATCTGAGTTATTAACGGCCGAAGTCGTCGGTTTTACCAAACTTGTCCCGGAAAAAATAAATTCGGACGATTATGCCGAGATAACAATGGTTCTTCTGGGAGATCTGGCTACCGGGAAGAGCGCTGAGGATATTGATCAAGGTACGGTTTCGGTAAACGGCAGTATTATTCCGATATCCTCTGATATCTTAGCTGAACATCCCGATTTTACGGGTAGTGTTTTGCAGATGGATATATCTACGAGTGATTTTCTTTTATCTTATGGTCGCAGCAGCGACAGCAGTAATTTTGGATATATAGTTTCATGGCAGTTTGCCGGTGAATCAGATATTCAGACAGCCTATGGTACGGTAACGATTGTCGGTCAGCTGTATGTTAGCGGAGACGCCAATGGGGACAGGGAAATCAATGTCGGCGACGCGGTTTTTATAGTTAACCATGTCTTTAAGGGTGGTCCTGCGCCTGAACCGTTGATTGCCGGCGACGCCAATTGTGATGGTTCGGTCAACGTGGGGGACGCGGTGTATTTAATAAATCATGTCTTCAAAGGCGGCCCCGGTCCCTGTGAATAA